Proteins encoded together in one Catellatospora citrea window:
- a CDS encoding S8 family serine peptidase produces the protein MRLDRLAGRRPASMALAVVTTAALAASAAGGAQAAPPTSTATALYLVQTVSEPVANYAGGVSGYAATRPAAGERVDAHSTASTRWRDRLRGEHDAALRGARVDATKKSYDYGITFNGFSARLTSAEVARLRADSGVLRVWKSEQLQADTITTRDFLGLTGPGGVWNKQFKGDAHAGEGVIVGIIDSGIWAENPSFAPLSTPRPDQRDINKKWKGTCDVGVEQPVACNNKLIGARYFHADANVNDVEFLSPRDYNGHGSHTASTTAGNFGVTASINGGVVGTVSGVAPAARIAAYKVLWHNPVAGNSSGGTADIVAAIDAAVADGVDVINYSISGSSQYVVDPAEIAFLNAAAAGVFVSASAGNSGDTIGVSSVAHNSPWLTTVAASTHDRGNTKTVTLGNGATYTGVGVGVAAGPATLIDSSSAGLAGADQALVDLCYIGTLDPAKVTGKIVLCDRGGNARVDKSAAVAQAGGIGMVQANTSAAQSLNADFHSVPSIHLDATAGAAVTAYVASAANPTASISAVSTTPVRAPAMAGFSSYGPALAGNGDLLKPDITAPGADIIAAVSPAGSGGNNFNSLSGTSMSAPHIAGVAALIKSKNPKWSPMWIKSAMMTTASTKDNTGAPIQWSQGDATPLNYGSGHVVPGSAFDPGLVYDSTPEQWLQYACGIGQLQLITEAEFCQSVGSIDPSDLNYPSIAVGDVPGAQTVTRKVTNVSKNSSVYAAQVTAPAGFSVKVEPKTLTVPPGKSKTFKVTITRTTAAAGAWSFGSLTWSDLRNHKVTSPIAVRYSALAAPVEANGSGTSGSTALALRTGFAGTLTTAVGGLVAADVSSLAFAGPNPTFTPVVSDSVKKVTVTVPAGTAVARFSTFDADVPMGTDVDVFVYPAGNTTSQVASSTGGTAQESVTLSAGTYDVYVHLFAAAGAVTMPGNTWVVPSTAAGNLTATPASQAATVNGPATVTATWTGLTAGVRYLGVLAYRNGSTPVGQTVLSVNG, from the coding sequence GTGAGACTCGATCGACTGGCCGGCAGACGCCCGGCCTCGATGGCGCTCGCCGTCGTCACGACAGCCGCACTCGCGGCGTCGGCGGCCGGCGGCGCCCAGGCCGCTCCGCCGACCTCGACGGCCACCGCGCTGTACCTGGTCCAGACCGTGAGCGAGCCGGTCGCCAACTACGCGGGCGGTGTCAGCGGCTACGCCGCGACCCGGCCGGCCGCCGGTGAGCGCGTGGACGCGCACTCGACCGCGTCGACCAGGTGGCGTGACCGCCTGCGCGGCGAGCACGACGCCGCCCTGCGCGGCGCCCGGGTCGACGCGACCAAGAAGTCCTACGACTACGGCATCACGTTCAACGGTTTCAGCGCCCGGCTGACCTCTGCCGAGGTCGCACGCCTGCGGGCCGACAGCGGCGTGCTCCGGGTCTGGAAGAGCGAGCAGCTGCAGGCCGACACGATCACCACCCGCGACTTCCTGGGCCTGACCGGCCCCGGCGGGGTGTGGAACAAGCAGTTCAAGGGCGACGCGCACGCCGGTGAGGGCGTCATCGTCGGCATCATCGACTCCGGCATCTGGGCGGAGAACCCGTCGTTCGCCCCGCTGTCCACGCCGCGGCCGGACCAGCGCGACATCAACAAGAAGTGGAAGGGCACCTGCGACGTCGGTGTCGAGCAGCCGGTGGCCTGCAACAACAAGCTGATCGGCGCCCGCTACTTCCACGCCGACGCCAACGTCAACGACGTCGAGTTCCTGTCGCCGCGTGACTACAACGGCCACGGCTCGCACACCGCTTCGACGACGGCCGGCAACTTCGGCGTGACCGCCTCCATCAACGGCGGCGTCGTCGGCACCGTCTCCGGTGTGGCGCCGGCGGCCCGCATCGCGGCGTACAAGGTGCTGTGGCACAACCCGGTCGCCGGCAACTCCTCCGGCGGCACCGCCGACATCGTCGCGGCGATCGACGCGGCCGTCGCCGACGGTGTCGACGTCATCAACTACTCGATCTCCGGATCGAGCCAGTACGTCGTCGACCCGGCCGAGATCGCGTTCCTCAACGCCGCCGCGGCCGGTGTGTTCGTCTCCGCCTCGGCGGGCAACTCCGGTGACACCATCGGCGTGAGCAGCGTGGCCCACAACTCGCCGTGGCTGACCACGGTCGCGGCCAGCACCCACGACCGCGGTAACACCAAGACCGTGACCCTGGGCAACGGCGCCACCTACACCGGCGTCGGTGTCGGCGTCGCCGCCGGCCCGGCCACGCTGATCGACTCCAGCAGCGCCGGCCTGGCCGGTGCGGATCAGGCCCTGGTCGACCTGTGCTACATCGGCACCCTCGACCCGGCGAAGGTGACCGGCAAGATCGTGCTGTGTGACCGCGGCGGCAACGCCCGCGTCGACAAGAGCGCCGCGGTCGCCCAGGCCGGCGGCATCGGTATGGTCCAGGCCAACACCAGTGCCGCGCAGTCGCTGAACGCCGACTTCCACTCGGTGCCCAGCATCCACCTCGACGCCACCGCCGGTGCCGCGGTCACCGCGTACGTCGCCTCGGCGGCGAACCCGACCGCCAGCATCTCCGCGGTCAGCACCACCCCGGTGCGGGCCCCGGCCATGGCCGGGTTCTCGTCCTACGGCCCGGCCCTGGCCGGCAACGGTGACCTGCTCAAGCCGGACATCACCGCGCCCGGTGCCGACATCATCGCGGCGGTGTCGCCGGCCGGCAGCGGCGGCAACAACTTCAACTCCCTCTCGGGCACCTCGATGTCGGCTCCGCACATCGCCGGTGTCGCCGCCCTGATCAAGAGCAAGAACCCGAAGTGGTCCCCGATGTGGATCAAGTCGGCGATGATGACGACGGCCAGCACCAAGGACAACACCGGTGCGCCGATCCAGTGGTCGCAGGGCGACGCGACGCCGCTCAACTACGGTTCGGGCCACGTCGTGCCCGGCAGCGCCTTCGACCCGGGCCTGGTCTACGACTCCACGCCGGAGCAGTGGCTGCAGTACGCCTGCGGCATCGGCCAGCTGCAGCTGATCACCGAGGCGGAGTTCTGCCAGTCGGTCGGCTCCATCGACCCGAGCGACCTGAACTACCCGTCGATCGCCGTCGGTGACGTGCCCGGTGCGCAGACGGTCACCCGCAAGGTGACCAACGTCAGCAAGAACTCCTCGGTGTACGCCGCGCAGGTCACGGCCCCGGCCGGGTTCAGCGTCAAGGTCGAGCCCAAGACCCTCACGGTTCCGCCGGGCAAGTCGAAGACCTTCAAGGTCACCATCACCCGCACCACCGCGGCCGCCGGCGCCTGGTCGTTCGGCTCGCTGACCTGGTCGGACCTGCGTAACCACAAGGTCACCAGCCCCATCGCGGTGCGCTACTCGGCACTGGCCGCCCCGGTCGAGGCCAACGGTTCGGGCACCAGCGGCAGCACCGCGCTGGCGCTGCGCACCGGCTTCGCCGGCACCCTGACCACCGCCGTCGGCGGGCTGGTCGCCGCCGACGTCAGCAGCCTGGCCTTCGCCGGACCGAACCCGACCTTCACCCCGGTGGTGTCGGACTCGGTCAAGAAGGTCACCGTGACGGTCCCGGCCGGCACGGCGGTGGCGCGGTTCTCGACCTTCGACGCCGACGTGCCCATGGGCACCGACGTGGACGTGTTCGTGTACCCGGCCGGTAACACCACCAGCCAGGTCGCCAGCAGCACCGGCGGCACGGCGCAGGAGTCGGTGACCCTGTCCGCGGGCACCTACGACGTGTACGTCCACCTGTTCGCCGCGGCCGGCGCGGTGACCATGCCGGGCAACACCTGGGTCGTGCCCAGCACGGCGGCGGGCAACCTCACCGCCACCCCGGCCAGCCAGGCCGCGACCGTCAACGGCCCCGCGACGGTCACCGCGACCTGGACCGGGCTCACCGCGGGCGTCCGCTACCTCGGCGTGCTCGCCTACCGCAACGGCAGCACGCCGGTCGGCCAGACGGTGCTGTCCGTCAACGGCTGA
- a CDS encoding potassium channel family protein: MNATEGAGSGAVPRRGQPRDAAAAAALARYDRHARLPIILSAVLPLIVVPEQGSWVAVLIGVVSWLVFVVDFFVHQRLLVHYLGTHLGKFDLAIVILTAPWFLISGAHAGSFVVVLRLARLGRLLLATKGVRRLFARLGRVAIIAAAVLVVGAAMAYVAEHPTNPEFATFGDSLWWATVTLTTVGYGDIVPITTAGRVDGTAIMFMGVALLGLLAGSLASFFGLQPEDAANGKTSADDPVLAELALLRAEVKELAGLREQLAVLTRHLRAGDEPTPGP, encoded by the coding sequence GTGAACGCGACGGAAGGCGCAGGCAGCGGAGCAGTCCCGCGGCGCGGGCAGCCGCGAGACGCGGCGGCCGCCGCCGCGCTGGCCAGGTACGACCGCCACGCCCGGCTGCCGATCATCTTGTCCGCGGTGCTGCCGCTGATCGTCGTCCCCGAGCAGGGCAGCTGGGTCGCGGTCCTGATCGGCGTCGTCTCGTGGCTGGTGTTCGTCGTCGACTTCTTCGTCCACCAGCGGCTGCTGGTGCACTACCTGGGCACCCACCTGGGCAAGTTCGACCTCGCCATCGTGATCCTCACCGCGCCGTGGTTCCTGATCTCCGGCGCGCACGCCGGCAGCTTCGTGGTGGTCCTGCGCCTGGCCAGGCTCGGCCGGCTGCTGCTGGCGACCAAAGGCGTCCGGCGGCTGTTCGCCCGGCTCGGGCGGGTCGCGATCATCGCAGCCGCGGTCCTGGTCGTCGGCGCCGCCATGGCCTACGTCGCCGAGCACCCCACGAACCCCGAGTTCGCCACCTTCGGCGATTCGCTGTGGTGGGCGACGGTCACCCTGACCACCGTCGGGTACGGCGACATCGTGCCCATCACGACCGCCGGCCGGGTCGACGGCACGGCCATCATGTTCATGGGCGTCGCCCTGCTCGGCCTGCTCGCCGGTTCACTGGCCAGCTTCTTCGGCCTACAGCCCGAGGACGCCGCAAACGGCAAGACGTCGGCCGACGATCCGGTGCTCGCCGAACTCGCCCTCCTGCGCGCGGAGGTCAAGGAGCTCGCCGGACTGCGCGAGCAGCTGGCCGTGCTCACCCGTCACCTTCGCGCGGGCGACGAGCCCACGCCGGGCCCCTGA
- a CDS encoding tetratricopeptide repeat protein: protein MDERTSPVAQFCTDLRVRWQASGRDLPSIARQVRISRTQLYAILNGEIKRPPDFEGLVRPFVLACGATDAELADWRRRHDVMVGVHEGLKQRGGLRPAPPNLLPAMSGGFVGRTALLTALDAATSAVVVVSGPPGVGKTALVVHWAHGQAAAYPDGRLYADLRGYARDGGALDPADAIRGFLDALGVPAREVPPDRAAQAARFRNLVADRRLLIVLDNARDADQVRPLLAGGSGVRFVVTGRSPLTALVAEFAATPLVVDLPGEADAAALLRSRITEPIDDGTAVAAVAACGRLPLALALTAARVRQTGFPLAAAAAELHRAGSRTHDDLRAVFSWSYAAVSPPAARLFRLLGLTAGPDVAADAVAALAGVHDARAELDELVEAGLIVEHRPRRYLLHDLLRDYAGELARAVDADAERRDALTRLLDYYTRTAHEADRVLNPIRPPIPLPVPPAAGSRPDYKAALAWLEAERAVLMATLRQARDDGADRHAWQLGWALDTFLYEQHRWHDEGAAWAVALRAATASMDHAATAHAHRFLGAVAGRLSRFADAYAHMHEAMQLCRSAGDTPGEAETEFVLSYVCFLQGDVVTALAHAERSLELWTGLSDPAWTGRAANAVGLYHSFRGDAATASVFYRRAAAEQHQAEDFANEAVSRDNLGMAHHALGAYAAAVEQFDAARDLARQLGDPILDAQLANHAGDAFQALGDHATAREHWEYAYKLLVNAGHPVANDVAHKLAVPHPDPLDLP from the coding sequence GTGGACGAACGCACGAGCCCGGTCGCGCAGTTCTGCACGGATCTGCGGGTCCGCTGGCAGGCCTCGGGCCGGGACCTGCCGAGCATCGCCCGGCAGGTGCGCATCAGCCGCACCCAGCTCTACGCGATCCTCAACGGGGAGATCAAACGGCCGCCGGACTTCGAGGGGCTCGTGCGCCCGTTCGTGCTCGCCTGCGGGGCGACCGATGCCGAGCTCGCCGACTGGCGACGCCGCCACGACGTCATGGTCGGCGTGCACGAGGGGTTGAAGCAGCGGGGCGGTCTGCGACCGGCCCCGCCGAACCTGCTGCCGGCGATGAGCGGCGGTTTCGTCGGCCGCACCGCGCTGCTGACCGCGCTGGACGCCGCGACCTCGGCCGTCGTCGTGGTGTCCGGGCCGCCCGGGGTCGGCAAGACCGCGCTGGTCGTGCACTGGGCACACGGCCAGGCCGCGGCGTACCCCGACGGCCGCCTGTACGCCGACCTGCGCGGCTATGCCCGGGACGGCGGCGCCCTCGACCCGGCCGACGCGATCCGCGGCTTCCTCGACGCGCTGGGCGTGCCGGCGCGGGAGGTTCCGCCCGACCGAGCCGCGCAGGCGGCCCGGTTCCGCAACCTGGTCGCCGACCGTCGCCTGCTCATCGTCCTCGACAACGCCCGCGACGCCGACCAGGTCCGTCCGCTGTTGGCCGGCGGATCCGGCGTGCGTTTCGTGGTGACCGGCCGCAGCCCGCTGACCGCGCTGGTCGCCGAGTTCGCCGCCACGCCTCTCGTCGTCGACCTGCCCGGCGAGGCCGACGCCGCCGCACTGCTGCGGTCCCGCATCACCGAGCCGATCGACGACGGCACGGCCGTGGCCGCCGTGGCCGCCTGCGGACGGCTGCCGCTGGCCCTCGCGTTGACCGCCGCGCGGGTACGCCAGACCGGGTTCCCGCTGGCAGCGGCGGCCGCGGAGCTGCACCGGGCTGGTTCACGAACCCATGACGACCTGCGCGCCGTCTTCTCCTGGTCGTACGCGGCGGTCAGTCCGCCCGCCGCGCGGCTGTTCCGGCTGCTCGGACTCACCGCCGGGCCCGACGTCGCCGCCGATGCGGTCGCCGCGCTCGCCGGGGTGCACGACGCCCGGGCCGAGCTCGACGAGCTGGTCGAGGCCGGCCTGATCGTCGAGCACCGGCCCCGCCGCTACCTCCTGCACGACCTGCTGCGCGACTACGCCGGCGAGCTGGCCCGGGCCGTCGACGCCGATGCCGAGCGACGTGACGCGCTGACCCGGCTGCTCGACTACTACACGCGCACGGCGCACGAGGCTGACCGCGTCCTGAACCCGATCCGTCCGCCGATCCCGCTGCCGGTGCCGCCGGCCGCGGGCAGCCGCCCGGACTACAAGGCCGCGCTGGCCTGGCTGGAAGCCGAACGCGCGGTGCTGATGGCGACGCTGCGCCAGGCTCGTGACGACGGGGCCGACCGGCACGCGTGGCAGCTCGGCTGGGCGCTGGACACGTTCCTCTACGAGCAGCACCGCTGGCATGACGAGGGCGCAGCGTGGGCGGTGGCGCTGCGGGCGGCGACCGCCTCGATGGACCATGCCGCGACGGCCCACGCCCACCGGTTCCTCGGTGCCGTAGCCGGACGTCTGAGCCGCTTCGCCGACGCGTACGCGCACATGCACGAGGCCATGCAGCTGTGCCGGTCCGCCGGCGACACTCCTGGCGAAGCCGAGACCGAGTTCGTCCTGTCGTATGTGTGCTTCCTGCAGGGTGACGTCGTCACCGCGCTGGCGCACGCCGAACGTTCGCTGGAGCTGTGGACCGGCCTGTCCGACCCCGCCTGGACCGGCCGCGCCGCCAACGCCGTCGGCCTTTACCACTCGTTCCGCGGCGACGCGGCGACCGCGAGCGTCTTCTACCGCCGCGCCGCCGCCGAGCAGCACCAGGCCGAGGACTTCGCCAACGAGGCCGTCAGCCGGGACAACCTCGGCATGGCCCACCATGCCCTCGGCGCGTACGCGGCCGCGGTCGAACAGTTTGACGCCGCCCGTGACCTGGCCCGGCAGCTCGGCGATCCGATCCTCGACGCGCAGCTGGCCAACCACGCGGGTGACGCGTTCCAGGCGCTCGGCGATCACGCCACCGCCCGCGAGCACTGGGAGTACGCCTACAAGCTGCTGGTCAACGCCGGCCATCCGGTGGCCAACGACGTCGCCCACAAGCTCGCCGTGCCGCATCCGGATCCGCTCGACCTGCCGTGA
- a CDS encoding peptidoglycan-binding domain-containing protein, producing MFKSGARRGLAAAAIVLAAAVVQLVAPSAAQAANPQCDGAGVIIRTYGSDSYSAWIPAYRSSNFNCWLLRGSHNSGVGHLQRALNHDFGDEPGYVMLNPDNDFGPKTEAALRFAQTFWRTHVDPNVKVDGGYGTQTRNLLCWPSMNSSGCIGYLD from the coding sequence ATGTTCAAGTCAGGAGCTCGGCGCGGGCTCGCCGCCGCCGCGATCGTTCTCGCCGCCGCAGTGGTCCAGCTGGTCGCGCCGTCCGCGGCCCAGGCAGCCAACCCCCAGTGCGACGGAGCTGGTGTGATCATCAGGACCTATGGCAGCGACTCGTACTCGGCGTGGATTCCGGCGTACCGGTCGAGCAACTTCAACTGCTGGCTACTGCGCGGCTCGCACAACTCCGGGGTCGGCCACCTGCAGCGGGCCCTTAACCACGACTTCGGCGACGAGCCGGGCTACGTGATGCTCAACCCCGACAACGACTTCGGGCCCAAGACCGAGGCCGCGCTGCGGTTCGCCCAGACGTTCTGGCGCACCCACGTCGACCCGAACGTGAAGGTCGACGGCGGCTACGGCACGCAGACCCGTAACCTGCTCTGCTGGCCGAGCATGAACAGCTCCGGCTGCATCGGCTACCTCGACTGA
- a CDS encoding peptidoglycan-binding domain-containing protein: MFKSGARRGLAAVVMVLAAATVQLVGPSAAQAANPQCDGAGVIIRTYGSDSYSAWIPAYRSSNFNCWLLRGSHNSGVGHLQRALNYVFGDEPGYVMLNPDNDFGPKTEAALRFAQTFWRTHVDPNVKVDGGYGTQTRNNLCWPVLSDNGCIFY, translated from the coding sequence ATGTTCAAGTCAGGAGCTCGACGCGGGTTGGCCGCCGTGGTGATGGTTCTCGCGGCCGCCACGGTGCAGCTGGTCGGGCCGTCCGCGGCCCAGGCGGCGAACCCCCAGTGCGACGGCGCCGGTGTGATCATCAGGACCTATGGCAGCGACTCGTACTCGGCGTGGATTCCGGCGTACCGGTCGAGCAACTTCAACTGCTGGCTGCTGCGCGGCTCGCACAACTCCGGGGTCGGCCACCTGCAGCGGGCCCTGAATTACGTCTTCGGCGACGAGCCGGGTTACGTGATGCTCAACCCCGACAACGACTTCGGGCCCAAGACCGAGGCCGCGCTGCGGTTCGCCCAGACCTTCTGGCGCACCCACGTCGACCCGAACGTGAAGGTCGACGGCGGCTACGGCACGCAGACCCGTAACAACCTCTGCTGGCCGGTGCTGAGCGACAACGGCTGCATCTTCTACTGA
- a CDS encoding universal stress protein — MTIRTGAPVVVGVDGSAAGLDAVRVAVQEAAHRRRTLRVVHAFIWPLLGVPVGPAPGAPAGGGLRHEAERHVAQAVAEAGKVAPQVPVTGVVVDGAATAVMLAESRDAALVVLGHRGLGGFTGLLVGSVSVQVSARAHCPVLVVRGEPHPGGPVLVGVDGSELSAAAIEFAFAEAAYRDVPLVAVHAWLFPSPAGPGEALPVVYDGDYQGDDVNRILSESVAGYLERYPQVVVRHRLVRGTAAHVLVEESKNAGLLVVGAHGRGALSGLLLGSVSHAVLHHAHAPLVVVRHQPERH, encoded by the coding sequence ATGACGATCAGAACCGGTGCCCCTGTCGTGGTGGGCGTCGACGGTTCCGCCGCCGGGCTGGACGCGGTCCGGGTCGCGGTTCAGGAAGCAGCGCACCGGCGGCGCACGCTGCGTGTCGTGCACGCCTTCATCTGGCCACTGCTGGGCGTCCCGGTCGGCCCGGCCCCGGGTGCCCCGGCCGGCGGTGGCCTGCGCCACGAGGCGGAGCGCCACGTCGCGCAGGCGGTCGCCGAAGCGGGCAAGGTCGCCCCGCAGGTGCCGGTCACCGGCGTCGTCGTCGACGGCGCGGCGACTGCGGTGATGCTGGCCGAGTCGCGGGACGCGGCGCTGGTGGTGCTCGGGCACCGGGGGCTGGGCGGTTTCACCGGGCTGCTGGTCGGCTCGGTCAGCGTGCAGGTCTCAGCCCGGGCACACTGCCCGGTGCTGGTGGTGCGGGGCGAGCCGCACCCCGGCGGCCCGGTGCTGGTGGGCGTGGACGGCTCGGAACTGTCGGCGGCGGCGATCGAGTTCGCTTTCGCCGAGGCCGCCTACCGCGACGTGCCGCTGGTCGCGGTGCACGCGTGGCTGTTCCCGTCGCCGGCCGGGCCGGGCGAAGCCTTGCCCGTGGTCTACGACGGGGACTACCAGGGCGACGACGTGAACCGGATCCTGTCGGAGTCGGTCGCCGGCTACCTCGAGCGTTACCCGCAGGTGGTCGTACGGCACCGGCTGGTCCGGGGGACCGCGGCCCATGTGCTGGTGGAGGAGTCGAAGAACGCGGGGCTGCTGGTCGTCGGCGCACATGGCCGCGGCGCGCTCAGCGGGCTGCTGCTCGGCTCGGTCAGCCACGCGGTGCTGCACCATGCGCACGCCCCGCTCGTCGTCGTCCGGCACCAGCCGGAACGGCACTGA
- a CDS encoding FAD-dependent oxidoreductase gives MDERADVIVVGLGPGGRHVAGALARAGLDVVGVEAEPVGGGFGTAGRVRRQAAHHGDDRPTTDDLAAWGVRLVRGTGRLAGPRRVAVDRSAFAARRGVVLATGARPRTADVAGLAATPYWTPRDVTAGRELPASLLVVGGGGTGVEIAQRFACAGSAVTVIEAGERLLAREEPEAGRLAASALRADGVDVLTGARVGRVEHDGVGFLAHVAGEPTVLAGERLLVATGRVVDLAGLGVDTVGLDPSAVAVPTDGRMRAGAGLWAVGDITGRGGGARMVSYQAEIAVRDVLGRPGPDADHRALPRVILPEPEIGAVGLTEQQARGLGLNVRTALASIASPGRCEAAGGEGFVKLIEDADRGVLVGATAAGPAGGGVLYGLQVAVHAEVPVARLQHMIHGDAAVHHAVEVALQALRRPARD, from the coding sequence ATGGACGAGCGGGCGGACGTGATCGTCGTCGGCTTGGGACCCGGCGGCCGGCACGTCGCGGGCGCGCTGGCACGGGCCGGGCTCGACGTGGTGGGCGTCGAGGCCGAGCCCGTGGGCGGCGGGTTTGGGACCGCCGGACGCGTCCGCCGGCAGGCCGCTCACCACGGCGACGACCGGCCCACGACCGATGATCTGGCGGCCTGGGGTGTGCGCCTGGTCCGGGGGACCGGCCGGCTCGCAGGCCCGCGCCGGGTGGCGGTCGACCGGTCGGCCTTCGCGGCCCGGCGCGGTGTCGTGCTCGCCACAGGCGCCCGACCGCGGACCGCCGACGTCGCCGGACTCGCCGCGACGCCCTACTGGACCCCGCGCGACGTCACAGCCGGCCGGGAGCTGCCGGCGTCGCTGCTGGTGGTGGGCGGGGGCGGCACGGGAGTGGAGATCGCGCAGAGATTCGCCTGTGCCGGCAGCGCGGTGACGGTGATCGAGGCGGGGGAGCGGCTGCTGGCACGGGAGGAGCCCGAAGCCGGGCGGTTGGCCGCGTCGGCCTTGCGGGCCGACGGCGTGGACGTGCTCACCGGAGCCCGGGTGGGGCGGGTCGAGCACGACGGCGTCGGGTTCCTGGCGCACGTGGCGGGAGAGCCGACAGTCCTGGCCGGTGAGCGGCTGCTCGTGGCCACCGGGCGGGTCGTGGACCTGGCCGGGTTGGGCGTCGACACGGTAGGCCTGGACCCGTCGGCGGTCGCTGTGCCGACCGACGGCCGGATGCGGGCCGGTGCGGGGCTGTGGGCGGTCGGCGACATCACCGGCCGGGGCGGTGGGGCCCGCATGGTGTCGTACCAGGCCGAGATAGCGGTCCGGGACGTTCTCGGCCGGCCCGGGCCCGACGCGGACCACCGGGCGCTGCCGCGGGTCATCCTCCCCGAGCCCGAGATCGGCGCGGTGGGTCTGACCGAGCAGCAGGCCCGTGGGCTCGGTTTGAACGTGCGTACCGCGCTGGCGTCGATCGCCTCACCGGGCCGCTGCGAAGCGGCGGGCGGCGAGGGGTTCGTCAAGCTGATCGAGGACGCCGATCGGGGCGTCCTGGTCGGGGCGACCGCGGCGGGACCGGCGGGCGGCGGGGTGCTGTACGGGCTGCAGGTGGCGGTCCACGCCGAAGTGCCCGTCGCCCGCCTTCAGCACATGATCCACGGCGACGCCGCCGTTCACCACGCCGTGGAGGTGGCGCTGCAGGCCCTTCGCCGACCCGCTCGCGACTGA
- a CDS encoding helix-turn-helix domain-containing protein — translation MPAVVPGSTFGRRLREFRQSAGMTIEGLCRASGVSARAISDMERGHSRVPQGRTLALLADALKLDDGDRARLIEPVRAQRPNSRVGRPRVGELPRGIGDFVGRVRELELLRRHALAAPDRGRTLLAVVHGQPGLGKTAFAVRVAEQLREAFPDGQIYLDLRGTDPVPMPTGEASTRLLRALEVSPRGIADDEQERAGQVRAVLRERRCLLVLDDAADEAQVRPLLPGVGSGTVVVTSRRLLGGLEGALRIGLAPLTPRESAALLQAISGQAAGSEAGAVARLCGHLPLALRIAGTRLASRPGWTMGDLVRLLSDEDRRLANLSTGDLGVAAAFAPSYAQLSAPAKAMFRGLAHVPGPDFTAPAAAALTQRDLLDAEDLLEELVDVGLVQPEGDRYRLHDLVRIFAADRLRGAVPAAMREHRFAGAIRVPSLLR, via the coding sequence GTGCCGGCCGTGGTGCCCGGCTCGACGTTCGGGCGGCGGTTGCGCGAGTTCCGGCAGTCGGCAGGGATGACCATCGAGGGCCTGTGCCGGGCGTCAGGTGTCAGCGCCCGGGCGATCAGCGACATGGAGCGCGGCCACAGCCGGGTGCCCCAGGGCCGGACGCTGGCGCTGCTGGCCGATGCGTTGAAGCTCGACGACGGTGACCGTGCCCGCCTGATCGAGCCGGTGCGAGCGCAGCGGCCGAACAGCCGGGTCGGCCGTCCGCGGGTCGGTGAGCTGCCGCGGGGGATCGGGGACTTCGTGGGCCGGGTGCGGGAGCTGGAACTGCTCCGCCGCCACGCGCTGGCCGCGCCGGACCGCGGCCGGACGCTGCTGGCCGTGGTGCACGGCCAGCCGGGGCTGGGCAAGACGGCGTTCGCGGTCCGGGTGGCCGAGCAGTTGCGGGAGGCGTTCCCCGACGGGCAGATCTACCTGGACCTTCGGGGCACGGATCCGGTGCCGATGCCGACCGGTGAGGCATCCACGCGGCTGCTGCGGGCACTGGAGGTGAGCCCGCGTGGCATCGCCGACGACGAGCAGGAGCGGGCCGGGCAGGTCCGGGCCGTGCTGCGGGAGCGGCGCTGCCTGCTGGTGCTCGACGACGCGGCCGACGAGGCCCAGGTGCGGCCGTTGCTGCCCGGCGTGGGGAGCGGCACCGTCGTGGTGACCAGCCGCCGTTTGCTCGGTGGCCTGGAGGGGGCGCTGCGGATCGGGCTGGCGCCGCTGACGCCCCGCGAATCGGCGGCCCTGTTGCAGGCGATCTCGGGGCAGGCGGCGGGATCGGAGGCCGGCGCGGTGGCGAGGCTGTGCGGCCACCTGCCGCTGGCGCTGCGGATCGCGGGCACGCGGCTGGCGAGCAGACCGGGGTGGACGATGGGCGACCTGGTGCGGTTGCTGTCCGATGAGGATCGTCGGCTGGCGAACCTGTCGACGGGCGACCTGGGCGTGGCTGCGGCGTTCGCGCCGTCGTATGCCCAGCTGTCCGCACCGGCCAAGGCGATGTTCCGGGGGCTCGCACACGTGCCGGGACCCGATTTCACCGCGCCGGCCGCCGCGGCGCTCACCCAGCGGGATCTGCTCGACGCCGAGGATCTGCTGGAGGAGCTGGTCGACGTGGGCCTCGTGCAGCCCGAAGGCGACCGGTACCGGTTGCACGACCTGGTCCGGATCTTCGCGGCCGACCGGCTGCGCGGCGCGGTGCCGGCGGCGATGCGGGAGCACCGGTTCGCCGGTGCGATCCGGGTGCCGTCCCTGCTCAGGTAA